The following are encoded together in the Bacillus sp. V2I10 genome:
- the ftsZ gene encoding cell division protein FtsZ: MLEFESNIDGMATIKVIGVGGGGNNAVNRMIEHGVQGVDFIAVNTDAQALNLSKAETRMQIGSKLTRGLGAGANPEVGKKAAEESKEQIEEALRGADMVFVTAGMGGGTGTGAAPVIAQIAKDLGALTVGVVTRPFTFEGRKRAMQAAGGISSMKESVDTLIVIPNDRLLEIVDKNTPMLEAFREADNVLRQGVQGISDLIAVPGLINLDFADVKTIMSNKGSSLMGIGVATGESRAAEAAKKAISSPLLETSIDGAQGVLMNITGGSNLSLYEVQEAADIVATASDQDVNMIFGSVINENLKDEIVVTVIATGFNEVEINHSKPTSRPFGNNTSPKPMPKPRDVREMKREREEPAQEMTNRSMQQGEDTLDIPTFLRNRNKRR; encoded by the coding sequence ATGTTGGAGTTTGAAAGCAATATTGATGGAATGGCAACAATTAAAGTTATTGGGGTTGGCGGCGGAGGAAACAACGCTGTTAACCGTATGATAGAACACGGTGTTCAAGGAGTAGATTTTATTGCGGTGAACACGGATGCACAGGCACTGAACCTATCTAAAGCAGAAACAAGAATGCAGATTGGTTCTAAGCTGACAAGAGGCCTTGGCGCAGGTGCTAATCCTGAAGTGGGAAAAAAGGCGGCTGAAGAAAGCAAGGAGCAGATTGAAGAAGCTTTAAGAGGCGCAGATATGGTTTTCGTTACAGCTGGAATGGGCGGAGGAACAGGAACTGGAGCAGCTCCAGTTATTGCCCAGATCGCTAAAGACTTAGGGGCTTTAACTGTAGGTGTTGTCACTCGTCCGTTTACGTTTGAAGGACGCAAGCGTGCAATGCAGGCAGCAGGCGGAATTTCTTCAATGAAGGAATCAGTTGACACATTAATCGTGATTCCTAATGACCGTCTTCTTGAAATCGTAGATAAAAATACTCCTATGCTAGAAGCTTTCCGTGAAGCGGACAACGTTTTACGCCAGGGTGTACAAGGTATTTCTGACTTGATCGCTGTACCTGGACTCATCAACCTTGACTTTGCGGATGTTAAAACAATTATGTCTAATAAAGGTTCTTCATTAATGGGTATTGGTGTTGCAACTGGAGAAAGCAGAGCTGCAGAAGCTGCTAAGAAAGCAATCTCAAGTCCGCTGCTTGAAACATCAATTGATGGTGCTCAAGGTGTCCTAATGAACATTACAGGCGGATCTAACTTAAGCTTGTACGAAGTTCAGGAAGCTGCTGATATTGTAGCAACTGCATCTGATCAAGATGTTAACATGATTTTCGGATCTGTTATCAATGAAAACTTAAAAGATGAAATTGTTGTGACGGTTATTGCGACTGGTTTCAATGAAGTTGAAATCAACCACAGCAAACCCACATCAAGACCTTTTGGGAATAATACATCGCCAAAACCTATGCCAAAGCCTCGCGACGTAAGAGAAATGAAGCGTGAGCGCGAAGAGCCTGCACAAGAAATGACAAACCGTTCTATGCAGCAAGGTGAAGATACACTCGATATTCCAACATTCTTAAGAAACCGTAATAAACGCCGATAA